A region from the Citrobacter koseri ATCC BAA-895 genome encodes:
- the hxsB gene encoding His-Xaa-Ser system radical SAM maturase HxsB — protein MELMPFNFDRLPNGQVFISNLAGFHHFIDEQELLDLSDEQINAEQSNALESKLFITNEISSAITPYALSSAFAKRLMNELAVRPIFMIVPTLRCDHTCKYCQVSRASVNASGYDLDPALIPDIISTIKKLSTPPYKIEIQGGEPLLRFDLIQSIYEQCAETLGSTDFEMVVASSLSVLNEDMLEWTRDRNITFSVSLDGEEVVHNSNRILGHGLAYSRTVSGVEAIKRSLGAGRVATVTTVTKDLIRHPESIVQAHLSLGLKDMFIRPVSPYGFAQKASFTFSMREYFSFYASLIDEILKMNNEGIRVVEHSASIHLKRIFNPGFSGYADLKSPSGVVLNSILFNYDGRVYGSDESRMLQKVNPETEFSAGEVKTLSFSKSPYYNAVLSSSFNFALPGCDTCAYQPFCGADPCQNISVQGEPVGDRSRSTFCQYHKGMFRYLMNCISEGGPKAEMLKGWAYV, from the coding sequence ATGGAATTGATGCCATTCAATTTTGACAGATTGCCTAATGGACAGGTGTTTATAAGCAATCTCGCTGGTTTTCATCACTTCATTGATGAGCAAGAGCTGCTTGATCTTTCTGATGAGCAAATCAATGCGGAACAATCAAACGCACTCGAAAGCAAGCTATTTATAACTAACGAAATCTCATCGGCTATAACTCCCTATGCTTTAAGTTCTGCTTTTGCAAAACGATTGATGAATGAACTGGCGGTCAGGCCAATTTTCATGATTGTGCCCACATTACGTTGCGACCATACCTGCAAGTATTGTCAGGTCAGTAGAGCTTCCGTGAACGCCTCTGGTTATGATCTAGATCCCGCTCTCATCCCTGATATCATTTCAACTATCAAAAAACTATCGACACCACCTTACAAGATAGAGATACAGGGTGGAGAGCCACTCTTGCGGTTCGATTTAATTCAATCTATCTATGAGCAATGTGCTGAAACGCTGGGAAGCACCGATTTTGAGATGGTTGTAGCATCAAGCCTGTCTGTCTTGAATGAGGATATGCTTGAATGGACGAGAGATAGGAACATAACGTTCTCTGTTTCGCTTGATGGTGAGGAAGTTGTTCACAACAGTAATCGAATTCTTGGTCATGGGCTTGCTTACAGTAGAACAGTGTCAGGGGTAGAGGCTATCAAACGGTCTTTAGGCGCTGGTCGCGTTGCAACGGTTACTACAGTTACTAAAGATCTCATTAGGCATCCTGAATCAATTGTCCAGGCTCACTTGTCTCTTGGCCTCAAGGACATGTTTATCCGACCTGTTAGTCCCTATGGGTTTGCACAAAAAGCATCGTTCACATTTTCTATGCGGGAATACTTCAGTTTCTATGCCTCGTTGATAGATGAAATCCTTAAGATGAATAATGAAGGGATAAGGGTTGTGGAACATTCGGCCTCCATTCATCTGAAAAGGATCTTCAATCCCGGCTTTAGTGGTTATGCGGATTTAAAGTCGCCAAGCGGGGTCGTGCTTAACAGTATTCTTTTCAATTATGACGGTCGAGTATATGGTAGCGATGAGAGCCGTATGTTGCAGAAGGTGAACCCTGAAACGGAGTTCAGTGCGGGTGAAGTTAAAACGCTATCATTTTCTAAGAGTCCTTACTATAACGCAGTGTTGAGTTCATCGTTCAATTTTGCTCTGCCAGGTTGTGATACATGTGCATATCAACCATTTTGCGGTGCAGATCCATGCCAGAACATAAGTGTACAGGGTGAGCCTGTTGGTGATAGGAGTCGTTCAACGTTTTGTCAGTATCACAAGGGGATGTTTAGGTATCTGATGAACTGCATCTCAGAAGGTGGTCCGAAGGCTGAGATGCTAAAAGGATGGGCATATGTCTGA
- the qatC gene encoding Qat anti-phage system QueC-like protein QatC, whose translation MNIYVEYDHAKLPLADEKTVSVQIYSRDGVVIKNGIKPRDDIATIGKPIFDAIKRLGVSISDEVMDFLTISLAVTAADTFIIRDNCFDGWTRNINLFVSLNNPVIWEKNKPLLEKALQFLSGDVWNFNFKGDGPKPPQPFKAVNGRKLINLEGLDCVSLFSGGLDSAIGVIDFLSSGRKPLLISHSYKGDKTKQDQIAHKIREKGTFSRLRSSANPIGRGMTRDITMRTRSLNFLAFALVGAYAVKQINNHKDLSIFVPENGFISLNAPLTHRRVGSLSTRTTHPYFIGMIQELFNNLGFGVRLINPYQFMTKGQMVSNCKDSKMLSEIVDLTVSCSHWKRKNQQCGYCVPCMIRRAALMKGTLKESISYHHASYPTLRDFVKHKQDGRDDVIAVSVALDKSKKINLKSWVLKSGKLKFEDLDKYEQVFSDGLLEVEDFLKKEKVI comes from the coding sequence ATGAATATTTATGTTGAATATGATCATGCAAAATTACCATTGGCAGACGAAAAAACTGTTTCTGTGCAGATTTATTCGCGTGATGGTGTAGTTATTAAAAATGGCATTAAGCCTAGAGATGATATTGCAACTATAGGTAAGCCAATATTTGATGCTATAAAAAGACTGGGAGTAAGTATATCAGATGAAGTTATGGACTTTTTAACTATCTCTCTTGCAGTAACTGCTGCCGATACATTTATTATAAGAGATAATTGTTTTGATGGCTGGACAAGAAATATAAATCTATTTGTTTCATTAAATAACCCAGTAATTTGGGAAAAAAACAAACCACTTTTAGAAAAAGCTTTACAATTTTTGAGTGGTGATGTATGGAATTTCAATTTTAAAGGTGATGGTCCTAAGCCACCGCAACCATTCAAAGCTGTTAATGGGCGAAAATTGATTAATTTAGAGGGGTTAGATTGTGTGTCATTATTTTCTGGAGGTCTTGACAGTGCTATAGGTGTTATAGATTTTTTATCTTCGGGAAGAAAACCTTTGCTAATCAGCCATTCGTATAAAGGGGATAAAACTAAACAAGATCAAATAGCCCATAAAATTCGTGAGAAGGGCACCTTTTCAAGACTTCGTTCAAGTGCCAACCCTATTGGCAGGGGGATGACAAGAGACATTACTATGAGAACGCGAAGTTTAAACTTCTTAGCGTTTGCACTTGTAGGTGCATATGCGGTAAAACAGATTAATAATCATAAAGATCTATCAATATTTGTTCCTGAAAATGGTTTTATCTCTTTGAATGCACCATTAACGCATCGGAGAGTTGGCTCGCTTAGTACCCGGACAACACATCCGTATTTCATTGGAATGATTCAAGAACTTTTTAATAATCTTGGCTTCGGTGTAAGATTGATTAACCCTTATCAATTCATGACCAAGGGTCAAATGGTGAGTAATTGTAAAGATTCTAAGATGCTTTCTGAAATTGTGGATCTAACCGTTTCATGTAGTCATTGGAAAAGAAAAAATCAACAGTGTGGATATTGTGTTCCATGTATGATTAGAAGAGCAGCTTTAATGAAAGGTACTCTAAAAGAATCTATAAGTTATCATCATGCCTCATATCCAACCCTACGTGATTTTGTTAAACACAAACAAGATGGTCGTGATGATGTTATCGCGGTATCAGTAGCCTTAGATAAATCTAAAAAAATAAATTTGAAATCATGGGTATTAAAGTCGGGAAAGCTTAAATTTGAGGATCTTGATAAGTATGAACAAGTGTTCTCAGATGGCTTACTTGAAGTTGAAGATTTCTTGAAAAAGGAAAAGGTGATTTGA
- the hxsA gene encoding His-Xaa-Ser repeat protein HxsA, with the protein MKKFNFAALLPGFLALNNSVWASDSSTGASDLPGMTLNEHDLVIAPLNTEVPFYIAGHRSHSSHRSHSSHRSSSGGGYYGGNTPYYPKTYSSPSSSGSSSSGTSSSSSSSVRSLRSNDNNSTTTNSVGTTEANRASNGLTSGTEKRKRLIMRVQFALLDNGYYNGNIDGIMGPSTRQSIKNYRIAKGLPTPATETLDPQLLNSLNILAR; encoded by the coding sequence ATGAAAAAATTTAATTTTGCTGCTCTACTTCCGGGATTTTTGGCACTTAATAATTCTGTATGGGCAAGTGATTCATCTACCGGAGCAAGTGATTTGCCTGGTATGACTCTTAATGAACATGATTTAGTGATAGCACCACTTAACACCGAAGTTCCATTCTACATTGCAGGGCATCGCAGTCATAGCTCCCATCGGAGCCATAGTTCTCACCGATCATCATCAGGCGGCGGGTACTATGGTGGCAACACTCCTTATTATCCAAAAACATACAGCTCACCAAGCTCATCTGGTTCTTCAAGTTCAGGAACAAGTTCCTCATCGTCCTCTTCTGTGCGTTCGCTTCGTTCTAACGACAATAATTCTACTACTACGAATTCAGTTGGAACTACAGAAGCTAACCGTGCAAGTAATGGGCTGACTTCTGGTACAGAGAAGCGTAAGCGCTTAATCATGCGGGTCCAATTCGCTTTGCTGGACAACGGTTATTACAACGGAAATATTGACGGCATAATGGGGCCCTCCACAAGGCAGTCTATAAAAAATTACCGAATTGCAAAGGGACTACCAACGCCTGCAACTGAAACACTCGATCCTCAATTATTGAACTCATTAAATATTCTGGCTCGGTGA
- a CDS encoding DNA-binding protein, protein MNNIFIFEPSNKNNPHDNVIKFIEVCKDTISNNNSTTSWESNKWKGLYRFTKFNLKNNLSSKERLDDNFINFAKAYMLHVHSFNKSKTKHSTLSMLKIVEFVLLKINMEANVSYCNNSVFDECIRIASEKYSKAHAFAIGKELEKLSSFLSDNRMTNSSYLFWVNPIRYRITQSWTGYDSSLEGHPRLPDIKSVIAIAEIFSKRDEQLSSRDIFTTSVLALLMCAPSRISEILALPADCEITECDGKGIQRYGLRFFSAKGYEGNIKWIPTLMIPIAKRAISRLKELSSQARLLAAEFKKNQSNSTMVTLKENIPHDFPWYDREKKIEYSNALCLLTEGQLNQNKKKMLDKLFRPTMSFFKTDIVDSDYIKGNFNIFKRHGYVNEDGSPYLLRTHQLRHLLNTFAQINGMDEFSIARWSGRKLISQNVSYDHRSHLQMSKVIREQKLSVCINEHRIKDIPVVDLNEFDSLSSGAVLVSKYGYCKHSYAFKPCEHYPIDNSGLDNETISNIHDKILKRTLYDKNDGNINADRWYEFHKRIKKGE, encoded by the coding sequence ATGAATAATATATTTATTTTTGAACCAAGTAATAAAAACAACCCACACGACAATGTTATTAAGTTCATCGAGGTTTGTAAGGATACCATTTCTAATAATAATTCAACAACTTCTTGGGAAAGCAATAAATGGAAAGGTTTATATAGATTTACTAAGTTTAACTTAAAAAACAACCTAAGCAGCAAGGAACGCTTAGATGATAATTTTATTAATTTCGCTAAAGCATATATGTTGCATGTGCATTCATTCAATAAATCTAAGACGAAACACTCAACATTATCAATGTTGAAGATTGTAGAATTCGTTTTACTGAAAATCAATATGGAAGCTAATGTAAGCTATTGCAACAATTCAGTTTTTGATGAATGCATAAGAATAGCCTCTGAAAAGTATTCTAAAGCACATGCATTTGCTATTGGGAAAGAACTTGAGAAATTGAGTTCATTTTTAAGTGATAATAGGATGACTAACTCATCTTATTTATTTTGGGTAAATCCAATTAGGTATAGGATTACTCAGTCTTGGACTGGTTATGATTCTTCACTTGAAGGCCATCCTAGATTGCCTGATATCAAATCAGTTATTGCAATTGCTGAGATTTTTTCAAAGCGGGATGAACAATTATCTTCAAGAGATATATTTACTACATCTGTGCTTGCTTTACTTATGTGCGCACCAAGTAGGATATCAGAAATTTTAGCTTTGCCAGCGGATTGTGAAATTACAGAATGTGATGGTAAGGGTATTCAAAGATACGGATTGAGATTTTTTTCAGCAAAAGGATATGAAGGTAATATAAAATGGATTCCAACTTTAATGATACCTATAGCTAAAAGGGCTATTAGCAGATTAAAAGAATTATCAAGTCAAGCGAGGTTATTGGCTGCTGAATTTAAAAAAAATCAATCTAATTCAACGATGGTAACCCTAAAAGAGAATATACCTCATGATTTCCCTTGGTATGATAGAGAGAAGAAAATTGAATATTCTAATGCGCTTTGCTTGTTAACTGAAGGACAGTTAAATCAAAACAAAAAGAAAATGTTAGATAAGTTATTCAGACCTACAATGAGTTTTTTTAAAACTGACATTGTTGATTCTGATTATATAAAAGGAAATTTTAATATCTTTAAAAGACATGGTTATGTAAATGAAGATGGTAGCCCATATTTGCTAAGAACACATCAACTGAGGCATCTTCTCAACACATTTGCTCAAATAAATGGTATGGATGAATTTAGTATTGCTCGCTGGTCTGGACGTAAGCTTATTTCTCAAAATGTTTCTTATGACCACAGATCGCATCTTCAAATGTCTAAAGTAATAAGAGAACAAAAATTATCAGTGTGTATTAATGAGCACAGAATAAAGGATATTCCAGTAGTGGATCTTAATGAGTTTGATTCACTTAGTAGTGGTGCAGTACTTGTATCAAAATATGGCTACTGCAAGCACTCATATGCGTTTAAGCCGTGTGAACATTATCCGATTGATAATTCTGGTTTAGATAACGAAACGATTTCAAACATTCACGATAAAATTTTAAAAAGAACACTGTATGATAAAAATGATGGGAACATAAATGCTGATAGATGGTATGAATTCCATAAGAGAATAAAAAAAGGAGAATAA
- the hxsD gene encoding His-Xaa-Ser system protein HxsD, translating to MCERMFKKDVYSEWVIRNSLYWMTSLTQWKLCEDISSWTISFENDSPECLYEFERLLNDYTLREKLQHKTGALRDSIVHKVLRSVDERLS from the coding sequence ATGTGCGAAAGGATGTTTAAAAAAGATGTTTATTCTGAATGGGTTATACGCAATAGCCTGTATTGGATGACTTCTCTTACTCAATGGAAGCTTTGTGAAGATATATCCTCCTGGACAATCTCTTTTGAAAACGATAGTCCCGAATGCCTCTATGAATTCGAGAGGCTGCTGAATGATTACACTTTGCGAGAAAAACTACAGCATAAAACAGGGGCGTTGAGAGATTCTATTGTCCATAAAGTGCTTCGCAGTGTCGATGAAAGGCTTTCGTAA
- a CDS encoding KAP family P-loop NTPase fold protein: MWSDVESSVDYLNFGEVSSLAVDILKSNNMLPVSIGIFGNWGAGKSSLLKIIEKQISEEDGEDILVVNFDAWLYQGYDDARAALLEVIAIKLNEAAQGDENIVKRTFNLFNRVDKVRALGLTIEGIALAHGIPTGGIVSRGLNAIKDVFNNGINEGNYKESIDSGKEIAKIGLIREKEIATPPQQINLFREEYSSILKDLNKNLIVFIDNLDRCLPQNAIQTLEAIRLFLFLPKTAFVIAADEDMIRTSVSEYFKGTSARHHIDYLDKLIQVPIRVPRTGLLEIRSYLFLLHAVNAGIEEDLIEDLRLALEKSLQESWHEDPMKKEDALKVLKCEGNIELAIAFDQVDRIAPIFATSPIIHGNPRIVKRLLNIVKMRSNIAKRRKISLDENVITKLVIFERCAGEEAANALYSMIDTNKNFKKIISELESKKLDELPDSVPSVWKKDDTTSDFILKWLELEPKLSDKDLRAAVYLSRETMPAGHYVLGLSPKAREALNILVATKRKSSQAASRALKDISNEEFIPVMEGIIEHLRNITEWSSQPDGFAGAILIADNNIDAAKILKRFIAGINEQPHWMNMLIKDKTWNK, encoded by the coding sequence ATGTGGTCTGATGTTGAATCAAGTGTAGACTATTTGAACTTTGGAGAAGTCTCAAGTTTGGCTGTGGATATTTTAAAGTCAAATAATATGCTTCCGGTGTCTATTGGGATCTTTGGAAACTGGGGGGCAGGCAAGTCATCATTATTAAAAATAATAGAAAAACAGATCAGTGAAGAAGATGGTGAAGATATTTTAGTAGTAAACTTTGATGCTTGGCTTTATCAGGGTTATGATGATGCTAGAGCTGCTTTATTAGAAGTAATTGCAATAAAATTGAATGAAGCAGCTCAAGGTGATGAAAATATTGTTAAAAGGACATTCAATCTCTTTAATCGCGTAGATAAGGTCAGAGCTTTAGGGCTAACAATTGAAGGCATTGCACTGGCACATGGGATTCCAACTGGTGGGATAGTTTCACGGGGATTAAACGCAATTAAAGATGTCTTTAATAATGGCATCAATGAAGGTAATTATAAAGAGTCCATTGATTCAGGTAAGGAAATAGCTAAGATTGGATTAATTAGAGAAAAGGAGATAGCTACTCCTCCCCAGCAAATAAATTTATTTAGAGAAGAATATAGTAGTATACTTAAAGACTTAAATAAAAATCTGATTGTATTTATAGACAATTTAGACCGCTGTTTACCTCAAAATGCCATTCAAACTCTTGAAGCTATAAGGCTATTTTTATTCCTTCCAAAAACAGCTTTCGTGATTGCTGCTGATGAAGATATGATACGAACTTCGGTTTCTGAATACTTTAAAGGTACATCTGCAAGACACCATATTGATTATTTGGATAAACTTATTCAGGTACCTATAAGAGTGCCGAGAACAGGTCTTCTGGAGATTAGATCATATCTTTTTTTACTCCATGCAGTAAATGCAGGAATAGAGGAAGATTTAATTGAAGATCTACGACTGGCTTTAGAGAAATCTTTACAAGAGTCATGGCATGAAGATCCGATGAAGAAAGAAGATGCTCTTAAGGTTCTAAAATGTGAAGGAAACATAGAGTTAGCTATTGCTTTTGATCAAGTTGATCGAATCGCACCTATTTTCGCAACATCTCCTATAATCCATGGAAATCCACGTATTGTAAAAAGATTACTCAACATAGTTAAGATGAGATCAAATATTGCTAAGAGAAGAAAGATTTCGCTTGATGAAAATGTTATAACAAAACTTGTTATATTTGAACGTTGTGCTGGCGAGGAAGCCGCAAATGCACTCTATTCCATGATCGATACAAATAAAAATTTCAAAAAGATAATTAGTGAATTAGAAAGTAAAAAATTAGATGAACTTCCTGATTCAGTGCCTTCGGTATGGAAGAAAGATGATACAACAAGTGATTTTATTCTTAAATGGCTTGAGCTTGAACCAAAGTTAAGTGATAAGGATTTACGTGCGGCCGTATATCTTTCTCGTGAGACTATGCCTGCGGGACATTATGTTCTTGGTCTTTCGCCAAAAGCAAGGGAGGCATTGAATATTTTGGTAGCAACCAAAAGAAAAAGTTCACAAGCGGCTTCGAGAGCTTTGAAAGATATTTCTAATGAAGAATTCATTCCGGTAATGGAAGGGATAATTGAACATCTTAGAAATATAACAGAATGGAGCAGCCAGCCAGATGGTTTTGCTGGAGCCATATTAATCGCTGACAATAATATAGATGCAGCTAAAATACTTAAAAGATTCATCGCTGGTATCAATGAACAACCTCATTGGATGAATATGCTTATAAAAGACAAAACATGGAATAAATAA
- a CDS encoding relaxase/mobilization nuclease domain-containing protein — translation MKGMQKIRRGKSFAGVVLYALKPASHHRKDPIVIGGNMDGSAAEELIVEFNTTKALRPDVAKPVWHNSLRLPKNEALTDAQWSEIADDYMSRMGFSETHLRCYVLHDDAAGQHIHIIASRIELSSGKLYLGKNENLISTRIIEELEQDYQLTRTKGSKASPAAPSPKPKLKKSRNEMMIEKRTGELCPKAIIQNALNELLGSRQSIVGFVQQLLAQRIKAIPNIALTGKMNGFSFEYCGISFKASQLGKGYSWPALQGKLDYQPERDNGFLFSLIKSVSEAPCMFITTDTPEITTREVHSPIEALILDNRAAGQDEYTNASVKQFHLEDGAGAKESLKEAPDRSYAVSAFRWLEYIPYLDLIYRMLKNLKIPTLKRPRKHKTITGVRVVEIMPIPQKNLIESAPQSRRASLSM, via the coding sequence ATGAAGGGAATGCAAAAAATCCGCAGGGGTAAGAGCTTCGCTGGTGTCGTGCTTTACGCATTAAAACCAGCTTCTCATCATAGAAAAGATCCGATAGTGATTGGCGGGAACATGGATGGAAGCGCTGCTGAAGAACTGATAGTTGAATTTAATACCACAAAAGCGCTTCGCCCGGATGTTGCTAAACCCGTCTGGCACAATTCGCTTCGCTTGCCGAAAAACGAAGCGCTTACAGATGCTCAGTGGTCAGAGATTGCTGATGATTACATGTCCCGAATGGGCTTCTCTGAAACGCACCTCAGATGCTATGTCCTTCATGATGATGCGGCCGGCCAGCACATCCATATCATCGCCAGTCGCATCGAACTCAGTTCGGGGAAGCTCTACTTAGGTAAAAATGAGAACCTTATCAGCACACGTATCATAGAAGAGCTGGAGCAGGACTACCAGTTAACCAGAACCAAAGGATCGAAAGCATCTCCAGCGGCGCCCTCACCTAAACCGAAGCTCAAAAAATCTCGTAATGAGATGATGATAGAAAAGAGAACTGGTGAGCTATGCCCAAAAGCAATCATCCAAAACGCCCTTAATGAACTGCTTGGCAGCAGGCAATCTATTGTCGGCTTCGTGCAACAGCTTCTTGCTCAAAGGATCAAGGCCATCCCAAATATTGCTTTAACAGGGAAAATGAACGGCTTCTCATTCGAATACTGCGGAATTTCTTTCAAGGCATCTCAGCTTGGCAAAGGATATTCTTGGCCAGCTTTACAGGGCAAACTCGATTACCAGCCGGAACGCGATAATGGTTTCCTGTTCTCACTGATAAAATCTGTTAGTGAAGCGCCTTGTATGTTCATAACTACAGATACTCCTGAAATCACAACAAGAGAGGTTCACAGCCCTATAGAAGCACTTATCCTCGATAACCGAGCTGCTGGTCAGGACGAATACACTAACGCTTCTGTAAAGCAGTTTCACTTAGAAGATGGTGCTGGTGCTAAAGAATCGTTAAAAGAAGCCCCCGACCGAAGCTATGCAGTTTCAGCATTCAGGTGGTTGGAATACATCCCCTACCTCGATTTAATTTATCGTATGTTGAAAAACCTCAAAATACCAACCCTTAAACGCCCTCGAAAACACAAAACCATCACTGGCGTGAGAGTGGTAGAGATTATGCCTATCCCCCAAAAAAATCTCATCGAATCAGCACCTCAATCCAGAAGAGCATCGCTTTCGATGTAA
- the hxsC gene encoding His-Xaa-Ser system radical SAM maturase HxsC: protein MSEVIRNDIFHFASKKNVPTGFYRLCKQKPMNPLFFLPNLLVVAEGNNDAIQPCFDFSVISTELYESIEDGDIGIINNGNMIRVILSRRANHNTVLVTERCNNLCLFCSQPPKKSNDDWLLTQSALAIASFGLDGVVGVSGGEPLLYGDDFLHFIDFIIENSPDTALHVLTNGRKFADINFTQEMAKRSKKIKITFGIPLYSSRPLVHDHLVGSDGAFNETVKGLINAGNSGINIELRVIPTLANYTELDDIVEFVGRVFSNINQISLMGLESIGWARKNWSTIFIEHSSYSEKITSAIDAAHRSGIPLTIFNYPLCHLPERAWELAAQSISDWKNYYPKECDECTQKSSCAGYFSSSTGRFHQPPRPIL, encoded by the coding sequence ATGTCTGAGGTTATTAGGAACGATATCTTTCATTTTGCTTCAAAAAAGAATGTGCCCACGGGGTTCTATCGGTTATGCAAACAAAAACCAATGAACCCTTTATTCTTTTTACCCAATTTACTGGTAGTTGCTGAAGGCAATAATGATGCCATTCAACCATGCTTTGATTTCTCTGTTATTAGCACTGAATTATATGAGTCAATTGAAGATGGAGATATTGGGATAATCAACAATGGCAATATGATACGCGTAATTCTGTCCCGCAGAGCCAATCATAATACTGTCTTAGTAACGGAACGCTGCAATAACTTGTGTCTGTTTTGTTCGCAGCCACCAAAGAAATCAAATGATGACTGGCTACTTACCCAATCAGCTCTTGCTATAGCTTCATTTGGTTTGGATGGAGTTGTTGGGGTCAGCGGTGGAGAACCTTTGCTGTATGGAGATGATTTCCTTCACTTCATTGATTTTATCATCGAGAATTCACCAGATACTGCTTTGCATGTTTTAACAAACGGACGCAAATTTGCTGATATCAACTTTACTCAGGAAATGGCAAAGCGAAGCAAAAAGATCAAAATCACCTTTGGTATCCCGCTCTACTCATCAAGACCACTTGTGCATGATCATCTGGTAGGGAGTGATGGCGCATTTAATGAAACGGTTAAGGGTTTAATCAATGCAGGAAACTCAGGGATTAATATCGAACTTAGAGTTATTCCGACACTGGCTAACTATACAGAATTGGATGATATTGTAGAGTTCGTTGGCCGAGTGTTCTCCAACATTAATCAGATTTCCCTTATGGGGCTGGAATCTATCGGTTGGGCACGAAAGAACTGGTCAACAATCTTCATTGAGCACAGCAGTTATAGTGAGAAAATAACCTCCGCCATAGACGCTGCACACAGGTCAGGCATACCTCTAACAATTTTTAATTATCCTTTGTGTCATCTTCCTGAAAGAGCTTGGGAGCTTGCTGCTCAGTCGATCTCTGATTGGAAAAATTACTATCCGAAAGAATGTGATGAATGCACTCAGAAGTCTTCCTGTGCTGGTTATTTCAGTTCCTCAACAGGCCGTTTTCATCAACCACCGAGACCAATTTTATGA
- the qatD gene encoding Qat anti-phage system TatD family nuclease QatD, which translates to MKLDMHCHLDLYKDPSDIIQKCTEKGLYVLSITTTPNAYIGTHRLSANNSRIRTALGLHPELAHLRHHELDIFDILLPQAKYVGEIGLDGGKDYKEHSEVQLKVFKHILKKVHNQGGRIMSIHSRGCAEEVVEQLKGIDGIPVFHWFTGSESELRSAIDIGAWFSVGPAMLNSIKGRRILQLIPKDRLLTETDGPFAKYASKRLFPWDVDIAIEGISKIWGCSSEYVEYKIEENFRNILQL; encoded by the coding sequence TTGAAGCTTGATATGCACTGTCATTTGGATCTTTATAAAGATCCAAGTGATATTATCCAAAAGTGTACAGAGAAAGGACTTTATGTCCTTTCTATTACAACTACACCTAATGCCTATATTGGCACTCATCGACTGTCTGCTAATAACAGTAGAATCAGAACGGCATTAGGTCTTCATCCTGAACTAGCCCATCTAAGACACCATGAGTTAGATATTTTCGATATTTTACTCCCACAAGCTAAATATGTTGGAGAAATCGGACTTGATGGTGGGAAAGATTATAAAGAGCATTCGGAAGTACAGCTTAAAGTATTTAAACATATACTTAAAAAGGTACATAACCAAGGTGGCAGGATTATGTCAATACATTCAAGGGGTTGTGCTGAAGAGGTTGTTGAACAACTTAAAGGAATTGATGGTATTCCTGTATTTCATTGGTTTACGGGTTCAGAATCTGAATTAAGGAGCGCTATTGATATTGGTGCATGGTTCTCTGTTGGCCCGGCGATGTTAAACTCTATTAAAGGACGACGGATATTACAATTGATACCTAAAGATAGATTATTAACTGAAACTGATGGGCCATTCGCAAAATATGCTAGTAAACGGCTATTCCCTTGGGATGTAGATATAGCTATTGAGGGGATTTCGAAAATATGGGGATGTAGCTCAGAGTATGTAGAATATAAAATCGAAGAAAACTTCAGGAATATCCTTCAGTTATGA
- the bamE gene encoding outer membrane protein assembly factor BamE domain-containing protein produces the protein MKNETQESVKTKIVKGKTTKQDVLASFGEPDSRSLIDGEEQWSYTMYNSQSKATSFIPVVGLLAGGADSQTKSLTVSFKGEKVSTYIFNAGTSNVKTGIF, from the coding sequence TTGAAAAATGAGACGCAGGAAAGTGTGAAAACCAAAATTGTTAAAGGCAAAACTACAAAACAGGACGTGTTAGCATCGTTCGGTGAACCTGACAGCCGTTCTTTGATCGATGGTGAAGAGCAATGGTCATACACTATGTATAACAGCCAGTCCAAAGCAACCTCTTTCATCCCCGTTGTGGGACTGCTTGCAGGTGGAGCAGACTCACAAACTAAATCTCTGACAGTTTCTTTCAAAGGCGAAAAAGTCAGCACATACATCTTTAATGCTGGAACAAGCAACGTGAAGACTGGCATTTTTTAG